The DNA region GAGCGGACTCTTCTCCACGACCTCCACCCACTCGGCCGAATCCAGTTCGGCCACTGTGGGATAACCGCTCGCCCGGCAAGCCTGCACCGATGCGAAGGGCGGGTAATTGCCCTTGAACCAGGCGGTGTCGATGACGACGCCGCGGATGCGGCCGGGCATGCCCAGGCGGATGATGGCCCAGTCGTTGCCGGGTTCGTTACGGCGCCGCCGGGTTTCCCAGCCGTCGTATTCCTGCCCCTTGGTGCCGAAGGTTTCCGGGGAGAACTTGGGTTCCCAAGGGTGGATGAGGTTTTCGCGCTCCTCGAAGGATTCGTCGCTGGCGGCGACGACGGCGGCGCGGTTGCTGCGCACGGCCAGGTCGGGCAGGGCGGTGAAATCTGACATATGTTCTCTCACTTCCTATTTCGTGAAGGAGAGTCGGATCGCGGGTCCAGCACCGGCAGCTGCACGGTGAACCGCTCCACCACCCATCCGTCGGGCAGCGCGGATCCGCAGTGTCCGTGCGATGTCCACGCAATAGGCCCGGCCGGCGCGCTGCTCACGCGATCCAACTCCAATCATTGTCGGGATCCAGGTATTCCAGCCCGATCCAGCCGTCGTATCCGGCGGTGTCGAGGGCGGCGAAGAGGGCCTCGAAGTCGAGGGTGCCGGTGCCGGGGCGGCTGCGCGCGGGCGCGTCGGCGATCTGCACGTGGCCGATCCGGTCGGCGTAGGTGGCGATCACGTCGAACAGGTCCTCCCCCATGCGGGCGAGATGGTAGAGGTCGCACAGGAATCGGAGGTTGGGCTCGCCGACCTCGTCGATCACCCGCACCGCGTGCGCGGCCGAGACGATCGGATAGTCCGGCGACTCGATCGAATTCAGCGCTTCCAGGACCACCTGCGCGTCGATCCGCGCGGCGGACCGCGCCGCCAGCCGCAGGTTCTCGAGCGCCAGCTCGTCCTGAACCCGCGGGTCCACCCTGGCGATCCGGTTGCCGTACAGGGCATTCAACGACCGGCAGCCCAGCCGTTCGGCGATCCCCACGGTGACGTCGATATTGTCGCGGAACTCGGCCTCGCGGCCGGGTACCGACACCAGCCCGCGGGCGGCGGGCACCAGGTCGATGAAGTTCAGCCCGATCAGTTGCACCCCGGCGTCGGAGACCGCGGTGACGAACTCGTCGACCTCCTTGTCACCGGGCACCGGGTTCTCGCCGAACGGCCACCAGAATTCCACGGCCTCGAACCCGGCTGCCTTCGCTGCCGCCGGACGTTCCAGCAGCGGCAGGTCGGTGAACAGGATCGAGCAGTGCACGTCGAATTTCCGCAGGTCACCGTCGGCGGTGTACTTCATCGGGTCGATTCCTCCCTGTAGGTGTGCCAGCTGCCGTAGTCGGTGATGTCGATCAGCTGCGGGTCGGAAATGACCGGTCGCCGCAACAACATGGACAGCACCGAGCGGTTGTCGTCCAAGGCAATCACACCGAGTTCCAGCTCCGGCGGCTCGGCCGGGAGCAGCCGATTGCGCAGCACGTCCATCGGCACCTCGAACAGCTCGCCGGTGATGGGCGCGCCGCCGTAGGCGACGGGGTGCAGGGCGGGGAAGCGGTCGCCGACCGAATAGAACCGGTACTGCGCCGCGGTGGTGACCTCCCCGGCGCAGGGCGCGCCCTCGAGCAGGTAGTTCAGGGGTTCGCCGCGCATGGCACCCCCGTTCAGGAAGATCAAAGGCATAGCCGTGGGCTCCTCAGCAGTCGGTCGGGGCAGGATCAGACGGAAATCCGCAGGGCGTCCGGGGAATCCGGGACGGTCACCTCCGGCACCGCGACCGCGTCGCGATGGATCGGTCCGCCGTAGGAGCCGAGAGGCACTCCGGTACCCCCACGGCGGACCGCCACGATCTCGGCGGCGATGGAGACGGCCGTCTCCTCCGGGGTACGCCCGCCGAGATCCAGTCCGATGGGCGACTTCAGCCGCGCCAGTTCGGCATTCGTCATCCCGACCGCACGAAGCCGCTGGAGACGGTCCTCATGCGTGCGCCGGGATCCCATCGCACCCACGAACGCCACCGGCAGGCGAA from Nocardia tengchongensis includes:
- a CDS encoding gamma-glutamylcyclotransferase, translated to MPLIFLNGGAMRGEPLNYLLEGAPCAGEVTTAAQYRFYSVGDRFPALHPVAYGGAPITGELFEVPMDVLRNRLLPAEPPELELGVIALDDNRSVLSMLLRRPVISDPQLIDITDYGSWHTYREESTR
- a CDS encoding hydroxypyruvate isomerase family protein codes for the protein MKYTADGDLRKFDVHCSILFTDLPLLERPAAAKAAGFEAVEFWWPFGENPVPGDKEVDEFVTAVSDAGVQLIGLNFIDLVPAARGLVSVPGREAEFRDNIDVTVGIAERLGCRSLNALYGNRIARVDPRVQDELALENLRLAARSAARIDAQVVLEALNSIESPDYPIVSAAHAVRVIDEVGEPNLRFLCDLYHLARMGEDLFDVIATYADRIGHVQIADAPARSRPGTGTLDFEALFAALDTAGYDGWIGLEYLDPDNDWSWIA